From the genome of Bacteroides sp. MSB163, one region includes:
- a CDS encoding PAS domain-containing sensor histidine kinase: MQFPLFGEIQLFLLLSVIFVGFLYWINRKYKSFNKQIIKAIDIPVYLINKQGIVLKLLNEPTEKANLLPLNNLGKLNLRNLIITTEEYQKHIALLQKVLETHTPESLIVKIKVETGEELYVSVRMVYLNRERVIAFVRNITESENQRQENEKYRYFLESILENLPIATTVKDNNNKGLYLIWNKKASEMVGISSEKIIGHPESEFNHLMPDNFIQETDRQVAETGLPQSYIKVFSNPKGQKHTLSFHKTLVSYNNGQECWIVSSALDITELLEAKEKAEESNRLKSAFLANMSHEIRTPLNAIVGFSSILSEYIQNEDMKEYVHIIEENNQLLLQLINDILDISRIEAGILEFVEGNMNVNDTLHEIYTTVKLKITSDIDIRFLPGLEQCIIHTIPKRVKQVINNYVSNAIKHTPKGYIDIGYNVPQEGKIRFFVRDTGTGIPAEKQKHIFERFVKLDSFKQGTGLGLSICTMIAERMNGEIGVNSVQGKGSEFWFKIPYTPVEAYTLSQ; the protein is encoded by the coding sequence ATGCAATTTCCATTATTTGGAGAAATACAACTCTTTTTATTGCTCAGTGTTATATTTGTAGGGTTTCTATATTGGATAAACCGCAAATATAAGAGCTTTAATAAACAGATTATCAAGGCTATTGATATTCCAGTTTATTTAATAAACAAACAAGGTATTGTGCTTAAATTATTGAACGAGCCTACAGAAAAGGCTAACCTACTCCCACTCAATAACCTGGGGAAACTCAATCTCCGTAATTTGATTATAACCACTGAAGAATATCAAAAACATATAGCATTATTACAGAAAGTCCTGGAAACACATACTCCCGAAAGCCTGATTGTAAAGATCAAAGTAGAAACTGGGGAAGAATTATATGTTTCGGTACGAATGGTATATTTAAATCGAGAGCGCGTCATCGCTTTTGTACGCAATATTACAGAAAGCGAAAATCAACGACAGGAAAATGAAAAATACCGTTACTTTCTGGAAAGCATACTCGAAAACCTTCCAATCGCAACTACGGTAAAAGACAATAATAATAAAGGACTCTATCTTATCTGGAATAAAAAAGCCTCGGAAATGGTAGGAATATCATCAGAAAAAATTATCGGCCATCCTGAAAGTGAATTCAATCATCTGATGCCCGATAATTTCATACAGGAAACCGACAGGCAGGTAGCGGAAACAGGCCTTCCCCAGTCATACATCAAAGTTTTCTCCAATCCTAAGGGACAAAAACACACGTTATCCTTTCACAAAACGCTCGTTTCCTATAACAATGGACAAGAATGCTGGATAGTAAGTTCCGCACTGGATATAACAGAATTATTGGAAGCCAAAGAAAAAGCAGAAGAGTCCAACCGCCTAAAATCTGCTTTCCTTGCCAATATGAGTCATGAAATACGCACTCCCCTAAATGCGATTGTTGGCTTTTCATCCATATTATCCGAATACATTCAGAATGAAGACATGAAGGAATACGTACATATTATTGAAGAAAACAACCAACTACTCTTACAACTGATAAATGACATACTCGATATCTCACGCATAGAAGCAGGTATACTCGAATTCGTCGAAGGAAACATGAATGTCAACGATACCCTTCATGAAATATATACTACCGTCAAACTAAAAATCACATCTGACATTGATATCCGTTTTTTACCCGGCTTGGAACAATGCATCATTCATACGATACCCAAACGAGTAAAACAAGTTATAAACAATTATGTGTCAAACGCCATAAAGCATACCCCAAAAGGCTATATCGATATTGGCTATAACGTGCCACAAGAAGGCAAAATACGTTTTTTTGTACGAGATACCGGAACTGGCATTCCGGCTGAAAAACAGAAACACATCTTTGAACGGTTCGTCAAATTGGACAGTTTTAAACAAGGAACAGGATTAGGACTCTCTATATGCACCATGATCGCCGAAAGAATGAATGGTGAAATAGGAGTAAATTCAGTTCAAGGCAAAGGTTCCGAATTTTGGTTCAAGATACCTTATACCCCGGTTGAAGCATATACTTTGTCCCAATAA
- a CDS encoding TraB/GumN family protein translates to MKKILGILLFIGIALNANAQLLWKISGNSLEKPSYILGTHHLAPLSIKDSIAGLPQAVNGTSQVYGEVVMSEAMSPEFMQTMQQNMMMAGDTTLQALFTPEQYELVGKAVKENLMADIAMLAKMKPAFITQQLTLILCMKHLGGFNPQEQLDTYFQQQAIQSGKKVGGLETPISQINILLNSQTLQRQANLLYCLVSDIDKAMDQTKRLNNAYKAQNLDEMLKLMEERDGNSCDPQPGEMEDLLDNRNKAWIEKMPSIMKETPTLFVVGAGHLPGTNGVLNLLKEKGYTVEPMK, encoded by the coding sequence ATGAAAAAGATTTTAGGTATTCTCCTTTTTATCGGCATCGCACTGAATGCCAATGCACAGTTACTCTGGAAAATATCCGGTAACAGCCTGGAAAAGCCCTCATACATTTTAGGAACACACCATTTAGCTCCGTTAAGCATAAAAGACAGCATTGCCGGCTTGCCACAAGCAGTAAACGGTACTTCACAAGTATATGGAGAAGTAGTTATGTCCGAAGCGATGTCCCCTGAATTCATGCAAACGATGCAGCAAAACATGATGATGGCGGGAGATACTACCCTTCAGGCTCTTTTTACCCCCGAGCAATATGAGTTAGTAGGCAAGGCTGTAAAAGAAAATCTGATGGCAGACATTGCCATGTTAGCTAAAATGAAACCGGCTTTCATCACCCAGCAATTGACTCTGATTTTATGTATGAAGCATTTGGGTGGTTTCAACCCACAAGAACAACTGGATACTTACTTCCAGCAACAAGCTATACAGAGTGGCAAGAAAGTAGGCGGTTTGGAAACTCCGATATCACAAATCAACATACTGCTCAATAGTCAGACATTGCAACGCCAGGCAAATCTGCTTTACTGTTTAGTAAGTGACATCGATAAAGCTATGGATCAAACTAAACGCTTGAACAATGCCTATAAAGCTCAAAACCTGGACGAAATGTTGAAACTGATGGAAGAGCGTGACGGCAACTCTTGTGACCCTCAACCGGGAGAAATGGAAGATCTGCTAGACAACCGCAACAAAGCCTGGATTGAGAAAATGCCTTCAATCATGAAGGAAACCCCTACTCTCTTTGTAGTGGGTGCAGGACATCTGCCGGGAACAAATGGTGTATTGAACCTATTGAAAGAAAAAGGTTATACAGTGGAACCAATGAAATAA
- a CDS encoding C40 family peptidase yields the protein MKKYLSYIVALIGLTFSLSSCHTSAPRLDYKALAKASVRMGIDINKEDNHKLYIASAEWISVPYRAGGDNKRGTDCSGLVSQLYKQVYNIRLSRSTDKQLKESNKVSRRNLREGDLVFFTSRASKKRVAHVGIYLKNGKFIHASTSKGVIVSSLNEQYYTQYWLRGGRVK from the coding sequence ATGAAGAAATACCTCTCTTATATAGTTGCACTTATCGGACTGACCTTTAGTTTAAGTTCTTGCCATACATCAGCACCTCGTCTCGACTACAAAGCGCTGGCAAAAGCTTCTGTCCGCATGGGAATAGACATAAATAAGGAAGATAACCACAAATTGTACATAGCCTCTGCGGAGTGGATAAGTGTTCCCTACCGCGCAGGCGGTGACAATAAACGCGGAACAGATTGTTCCGGACTGGTATCACAACTCTATAAGCAGGTATACAACATCCGTTTATCCAGAAGCACCGACAAACAACTCAAAGAAAGCAACAAAGTCTCCCGTCGCAACCTGCGCGAGGGAGATTTGGTATTTTTCACCAGCCGTGCATCCAAGAAAAGAGTAGCACATGTGGGTATCTATCTTAAAAATGGAAAATTCATACATGCCAGCACAAGTAAAGGAGTTATTGTCAGCAGTCTCAACGAGCAATACTACACGCAATACTGGCTTCGCGGAGGGCGAGTAAAATAA
- a CDS encoding ABC transporter ATP-binding protein — MIEINQLQKNFGEKKAVDIEKYSIYQGDMLGLVGNNGAGKTTLFRLILDLLQADLGNVTINDIDVSKNEDWKQFTGAFIDDGFLIDYLTPEEYFYFIGKMYGLKKEEVDERLLPFERFMNNEVLGQKKFIRNFSAGNKQKIGIISAMLHHPQLLILDEPFNFLDPSSQSIIKHLLRKYNEDHHATVIISSHNLNHTVDVCPRIALMENGVIIRDIQNENNSAEKELEDYFNIRVEEEIEEEMMEMTAQETAIQEVPVQETLVQETIVQPEEKEKQA; from the coding sequence ATGATAGAGATTAACCAACTTCAAAAAAACTTCGGCGAAAAGAAAGCCGTAGATATCGAGAAATATAGCATCTACCAAGGCGATATGTTAGGACTGGTAGGTAACAATGGTGCGGGTAAGACTACCCTCTTCCGTCTGATACTGGACCTGCTACAGGCAGATCTGGGAAATGTGACAATCAATGACATTGATGTATCCAAAAATGAAGACTGGAAACAATTCACAGGTGCTTTCATCGATGATGGTTTCCTGATTGATTACCTCACTCCCGAAGAATATTTCTACTTCATCGGTAAAATGTACGGTCTGAAAAAAGAAGAGGTAGACGAACGTCTGCTTCCATTTGAACGCTTCATGAATAATGAAGTCCTCGGACAAAAGAAATTCATCCGTAACTTCTCTGCCGGAAACAAGCAGAAAATAGGTATTATCTCCGCCATGCTGCATCATCCGCAATTGCTGATCCTGGATGAACCGTTCAATTTCCTTGATCCGAGTTCACAGTCCATCATCAAGCACCTGCTGAGAAAATACAATGAAGATCATCATGCCACAGTCATTATTTCAAGTCATAACCTGAACCATACGGTGGATGTGTGTCCGCGTATTGCTCTGATGGAGAATGGAGTGATTATCCGTGATATTCAGAATGAAAATAACTCAGCTGAAAAAGAGCTTGAAGACTACTTCAATATCAGAGTAGAAGAAGAAATTGAAGAAGAGATGATGGAAATGACGGCCCAGGAAACAGCAATTCAAGAAGTGCCAGTTCAAGAAACGCTCGTTCAGGAAACAATTGTTCAACCGGAAGAGAAAGAGAAACAAGCATGA
- a CDS encoding DUF5687 family protein: MNLFLELRRHGKLAEKRHPMYEKSKFGKFWMYFMSVFWAGYLIFFGTTFAFAFDGGAKEAYHVMNSGLIFILALDFLLRLPFLKTPTQEVKPYLLLPIKRSRLIDFLLLRSGLNSFNLLWLFLFVPFAIITVTKFYGIGGVLTYCIGIWLLIVFNNYWYLLCRTLMDERIWWVLLPIVIYGGIAAALFIPDNSPLFSFFIDLGEGFITGNILTFICVLVAITLMWFINRSIMQKLVYNELNKTEDTTVQVKTVSEYKFLDRYGEIGEYIRLELKLLLRNKVCRKSLYSVTAIVLIFSLTISFSDIYDGGMRDFFVLYNYIIFGILFLSPLMSYEGNYIDGLMSRKESIYSLLRAKYLLYSIALIIPFVLMIPGMVTGRVSVLGCIAWIVFVPGAVYFCLFQLAVYNNKTLDLNAKMTGRQNVGTGLQNLISGAAFGVPLLLFFVLNATVGKEVTPWILLVIGILFIATSRWWLRNVYHRFMKRRYKNMEGFHDSRQK; this comes from the coding sequence ATGAATCTATTTCTTGAGCTACGCAGACACGGGAAGTTAGCTGAAAAGCGGCATCCGATGTACGAGAAAAGTAAGTTCGGAAAGTTTTGGATGTACTTCATGAGTGTGTTCTGGGCAGGCTATCTCATTTTCTTCGGAACAACATTCGCTTTCGCCTTCGACGGAGGCGCCAAAGAAGCCTATCACGTAATGAACAGCGGCCTGATCTTCATACTCGCCCTGGACTTCCTTCTGCGTTTACCCTTCTTGAAAACACCGACACAGGAAGTTAAACCTTACTTACTGCTCCCTATCAAAAGGAGTCGTCTTATCGACTTCCTGCTCCTACGCTCGGGACTTAACAGCTTTAATTTGCTTTGGCTCTTTCTGTTTGTTCCGTTCGCTATTATCACTGTTACCAAATTTTATGGAATAGGAGGTGTATTGACCTACTGCATTGGTATTTGGTTGCTCATCGTATTCAATAATTACTGGTATCTGCTATGTCGTACGCTGATGGACGAACGCATCTGGTGGGTTCTCTTACCAATAGTCATATATGGAGGTATTGCAGCTGCACTTTTCATTCCAGATAACAGTCCGTTATTCAGTTTCTTCATTGATCTGGGCGAAGGATTTATCACGGGAAACATACTCACATTTATCTGTGTCCTGGTAGCCATTACCCTCATGTGGTTCATCAACCGGAGCATCATGCAAAAACTGGTCTACAACGAACTGAATAAGACAGAAGACACTACCGTTCAGGTAAAAACCGTATCCGAATACAAGTTCCTGGACCGTTATGGCGAAATAGGCGAATACATCCGTCTGGAGTTGAAATTGCTACTACGCAACAAGGTGTGCAGAAAGTCACTCTATTCCGTTACCGCCATAGTACTGATCTTCAGTCTCACCATCAGTTTTTCTGATATTTACGATGGAGGTATGCGCGACTTTTTCGTACTTTACAACTATATCATCTTCGGAATTCTCTTCCTCTCGCCACTGATGAGCTACGAAGGCAACTACATTGACGGGCTGATGAGCCGCAAGGAGTCCATCTATTCATTGTTACGTGCCAAATACCTCTTGTACAGTATCGCTCTCATCATCCCGTTTGTGCTGATGATACCAGGCATGGTGACGGGTAGAGTATCTGTACTGGGATGCATTGCCTGGATCGTATTTGTTCCGGGTGCCGTATACTTCTGCCTGTTTCAATTGGCAGTGTACAACAACAAGACGCTCGACCTGAACGCCAAAATGACCGGACGGCAAAATGTGGGTACCGGTTTGCAGAACCTCATTTCAGGAGCTGCATTCGGAGTGCCGTTGCTACTATTCTTCGTACTGAATGCGACGGTGGGTAAAGAAGTAACCCCATGGATTCTCTTAGTCATCGGCATACTATTCATCGCAACTTCAAGATGGTGGCTACGGAATGTATATCACCGCTTCATGAAGCGCCGATATAAGAATATGGAAGGATTTCACGATAGTAGACAAAAATAA
- a CDS encoding M16 family metallopeptidase has translation MKHLFHSLLVVAFVLCAGFQQAVAQQMQFPPLPVDKNVRIGQLDNGLTYYIRHNKLPENRAEFYIAQKVGSILEEPQQRGLAHFLEHMAFNGTKNFPGDDKGLGVIPWCETVGIKFGTNLNAYTSIDETVYNISNAPIDRAGVLDSCLLILHDWSNYILLKDDEIDKERGVIREEWRSRNSGMLRVYTDLLPTIYPGDKYADCMPIGSIDVINNFPYKDIRDYYHKWYRPDLQGIVIVGDIDVDAVEAKLKAVFADVQKPINPAERTYYPVADNKEPIVAIGTDKEVDDPSIEIYFKQDATPDSEKNNVGYLASQYMTSMISSMLDARLSELVQSANPPFTRASSDYSDFFVAKTKEAFSLSASSKADGIETALKTLLQETERARRFGFTESEYARARANYLQSLESAYNEREKTKHGSYVREYVQNFLNGEPIPGIEAEYAMMNQLAPNIPLQAMNMVMQQLVPDSNQVVIIAGPAKEGLKYPTKEEVISLLKGMKDLDLQAYVDKVSDEPLMKEAPKGGKIISEKEGDIYGSTKLVLSNGVTVYVKKTDFKADEIRMKGTSLGGKSIFPDKDALNFAVMDNVIAVGGLGNFSQVDLTKVLAGKKVSVNAGLGATTENVFGTCSPKDFETMMQLTYLTFTAPRKDTEAFESFKNRMKAQLESAQANPLSSINDSLQKAMYNNHPRVVMMKPEMVDQIDYDRILEMYNDRFKDASDFTFYFVGNIDLETAKPLIAEYLGALPAINRKETFKDTKMSIRKGVYKNEYAKEQQTPTATIVFLYSGKAPYTLKNDILLSFATQVLDMVYTEEVREKEGGTYGVNCYGDLQKYPKEQLLLQIVFQTDPAKKDKLAGIVVDELKKLAAEGPSDVHLQKVKEYMLKKYADNQKENGYWMNNLNDYFYYGMDMTEGYTDIVNSITAKDIQKFVSDLLKQGNEIEVTMTVPDK, from the coding sequence ATGAAACATTTATTTCACAGTTTACTGGTAGTAGCATTCGTTCTATGTGCCGGTTTCCAACAAGCGGTAGCGCAGCAAATGCAGTTCCCGCCCCTTCCCGTGGACAAGAATGTCCGTATCGGCCAATTAGACAATGGCCTGACGTATTACATACGCCACAATAAATTACCCGAAAACCGGGCTGAGTTCTATATTGCCCAGAAAGTAGGTTCCATTCTTGAAGAACCGCAACAACGCGGACTTGCCCACTTCCTGGAACACATGGCCTTCAACGGTACTAAGAATTTCCCCGGTGATGATAAAGGCCTCGGCGTCATCCCTTGGTGCGAAACCGTAGGTATCAAATTTGGTACTAACTTAAATGCTTATACCAGCATAGACGAAACTGTTTACAACATCAGTAATGCTCCGATTGACCGCGCCGGTGTATTGGACTCCTGTCTGCTGATCCTGCACGACTGGTCTAACTATATCCTGCTCAAAGATGATGAAATCGACAAAGAACGTGGTGTGATCCGTGAAGAGTGGCGCAGTCGCAACAGTGGTATGTTGCGCGTCTACACCGACCTGCTCCCGACTATATATCCGGGTGACAAATATGCAGATTGTATGCCTATCGGCTCTATCGACGTAATCAACAACTTCCCTTATAAAGATATCCGCGATTACTATCACAAATGGTATCGTCCCGACCTGCAAGGTATCGTTATCGTAGGTGATATCGACGTAGACGCTGTAGAGGCTAAACTAAAGGCAGTATTCGCCGATGTACAAAAACCGATAAATCCGGCAGAACGTACTTACTATCCTGTTGCTGATAATAAGGAACCCATCGTAGCCATCGGTACAGATAAGGAAGTAGACGACCCGTCGATTGAGATTTACTTCAAGCAAGACGCGACTCCTGATTCAGAAAAGAATAATGTAGGTTACCTTGCTTCACAATATATGACGAGCATGATCAGCAGCATGCTGGACGCCCGTCTGAGCGAATTGGTGCAAAGTGCTAACCCGCCGTTTACCCGTGCAAGCAGTGACTACAGCGACTTCTTTGTAGCCAAGACCAAAGAAGCCTTTTCGCTTTCAGCTTCAAGCAAAGCTGACGGCATTGAAACAGCCTTGAAAACCTTACTACAAGAGACTGAACGTGCACGTCGCTTCGGCTTCACCGAATCAGAATATGCACGCGCACGCGCCAACTATTTGCAGAGTTTAGAGTCTGCCTACAACGAACGCGAAAAGACCAAGCACGGTTCTTACGTAAGAGAATATGTACAGAACTTCCTGAATGGCGAGCCTATCCCGGGGATTGAAGCTGAGTACGCTATGATGAACCAACTGGCTCCGAACATTCCCTTACAGGCCATGAATATGGTAATGCAGCAACTCGTTCCGGATAGCAATCAAGTAGTAATAATTGCCGGTCCCGCAAAAGAAGGCTTGAAATACCCGACAAAAGAAGAGGTTATCAGCTTACTGAAAGGAATGAAAGATCTCGACCTGCAAGCATACGTAGACAAAGTATCTGACGAACCACTGATGAAAGAAGCTCCGAAAGGTGGCAAAATCATTTCTGAGAAAGAAGGCGACATCTATGGTAGTACAAAATTAGTTCTTTCAAATGGTGTAACTGTCTATGTAAAGAAGACTGATTTCAAAGCTGATGAAATCCGCATGAAAGGCACCAGTCTGGGTGGTAAATCTATTTTCCCCGACAAAGACGCACTGAACTTCGCCGTTATGGATAACGTAATTGCTGTAGGTGGTTTGGGTAACTTTAGCCAAGTAGACTTGACGAAAGTACTGGCTGGCAAGAAAGTTTCCGTCAATGCCGGTCTGGGAGCTACCACAGAAAATGTATTCGGTACCTGCTCACCAAAAGATTTTGAAACTATGATGCAGCTGACATACCTCACCTTCACCGCTCCCCGTAAAGATACGGAAGCATTCGAATCTTTTAAAAACCGTATGAAAGCTCAATTGGAAAGTGCACAGGCAAATCCTCTTTCTTCTATAAACGACTCTTTACAGAAAGCAATGTACAATAATCATCCGCGTGTAGTAATGATGAAACCGGAAATGGTGGATCAGATTGATTACGACCGTATCCTGGAAATGTACAACGACCGTTTCAAAGACGCCAGCGACTTTACATTCTACTTTGTCGGAAACATTGACCTTGAAACAGCCAAACCACTGATTGCCGAATACTTAGGTGCACTGCCTGCCATCAATCGCAAAGAGACCTTCAAAGATACGAAGATGAGTATACGCAAAGGTGTGTACAAGAATGAATATGCCAAAGAGCAACAAACTCCTACAGCAACCATCGTATTCCTGTACAGCGGTAAAGCTCCTTATACTTTAAAGAATGACATTTTGCTGAGCTTTGCAACTCAGGTTCTTGATATGGTTTATACTGAAGAAGTACGTGAAAAAGAAGGTGGCACATACGGTGTAAACTGCTATGGCGACTTACAGAAGTATCCGAAAGAACAATTATTGTTGCAGATTGTCTTCCAGACCGATCCGGCTAAAAAAGATAAACTGGCAGGTATTGTAGTAGACGAGTTGAAGAAGCTTGCAGCCGAAGGACCGTCAGACGTACATTTGCAGAAAGTGAAAGAGTACATGCTGAAGAAATATGCCGACAACCAGAAAGAAAACGGATACTGGATGAATAATCTGAACGATTACTTCTATTATGGCATGGACATGACAGAAGGATACACAGACATCGTAAACAGCATCACAGCTAAAGATATCCAGAAATTTGTATCTGACCTGCTGAAACAAGGGAATGAAATCGAGGTAACCATGACGGTACCCGACAAATAG
- the kdsA gene encoding 3-deoxy-8-phosphooctulonate synthase: MIELKNNPAGNFFLLAGPCVIEGEEMAMRIAERVVNITEKLQIPYVFKGSYRKANRSRLDSFMGIGDEKALKVLQKVHDTFGVPTVTDIHSAEEAAMAAEYVDVLQIPAFLCRQTDILIAAAKTGKVVNIKKGQFLSPLAMRFAAEKVVEAGNKEVMITERGTTFGYQDLVVDYRGIPEMQTFGYPVILDVTHSLQQPNQTSGVTGGMPQLIETVAKAGVAVGVDGLFIETHEHPEIAKSDGANMLKLDLLEGLLTKLVRIREAIK; the protein is encoded by the coding sequence ATGATTGAATTAAAGAATAATCCTGCCGGAAACTTCTTTTTATTGGCAGGTCCTTGTGTGATTGAAGGAGAAGAGATGGCAATGCGTATTGCCGAACGTGTGGTAAATATCACTGAAAAATTACAAATACCTTATGTATTTAAAGGTTCTTATCGCAAGGCCAACCGTTCACGCCTGGATTCATTTATGGGAATAGGCGATGAAAAAGCGTTGAAAGTGTTACAGAAAGTACACGATACTTTTGGTGTACCTACGGTTACAGATATACATTCTGCGGAAGAAGCCGCAATGGCCGCCGAATATGTAGATGTACTGCAAATACCGGCATTCCTTTGCCGTCAGACGGATATTCTGATAGCTGCTGCAAAAACAGGAAAGGTGGTTAACATCAAAAAAGGACAGTTCCTGTCTCCACTCGCCATGCGCTTTGCTGCGGAAAAGGTAGTAGAAGCCGGAAATAAGGAAGTTATGATTACCGAACGTGGAACAACTTTCGGATATCAGGACCTTGTTGTAGATTACCGTGGCATTCCTGAAATGCAAACCTTTGGTTATCCGGTCATTCTGGATGTTACACATTCTCTGCAACAACCCAACCAGACAAGCGGAGTGACAGGTGGTATGCCGCAGCTTATTGAAACCGTTGCCAAAGCCGGTGTTGCGGTCGGTGTAGACGGATTGTTTATTGAAACACATGAGCACCCCGAAATAGCCAAAAGCGATGGTGCCAATATGCTGAAACTCGATTTACTGGAAGGACTACTGACGAAACTGGTACGGATTCGTGAGGCGATAAAATGA
- a CDS encoding diacylglycerol/lipid kinase family protein translates to MSVEPEKWGVIYNPKAGTRKVQKRWKEIKEYMDSRGVSYDYVQSEGFGSVERLAGILANNGYRTIVVVGGDGALNDAINGIMSSNAEDKRKIAIGIIPNGIGNDFAKYWEMTSEYKDAVDCIINNRRRKIDVGFCNYYDGEKHVTRYFLNAINIGLGARIVKISDQTKRFWGVKFLSYLMALISLFFERKLYRMHLKINGEHIRGRIMTVCIGSAWGYGQAPSAVPYNGWLDVSVIYRPELLQLVSGLWMLIQGRILNHKVVMPYRTQKVKVLRAQNASVDLDGRILDRHFPLDIGIMHEAITLIIPN, encoded by the coding sequence ATGAGTGTAGAACCCGAAAAGTGGGGAGTGATATACAATCCCAAAGCCGGCACACGGAAAGTGCAGAAACGGTGGAAAGAAATCAAAGAATATATGGACAGCCGAGGCGTGTCTTATGACTATGTGCAGTCAGAAGGGTTCGGATCTGTGGAACGTTTAGCCGGCATTCTTGCCAATAATGGATACCGCACCATTGTTGTGGTGGGCGGTGATGGAGCGCTAAACGACGCCATCAATGGTATCATGTCGTCCAATGCAGAAGATAAAAGAAAAATCGCCATAGGTATCATTCCCAACGGTATCGGAAATGACTTTGCCAAATACTGGGAAATGACTTCGGAATACAAAGATGCCGTAGATTGCATCATAAATAACCGACGCCGGAAGATAGACGTGGGATTTTGCAACTATTACGATGGTGAAAAGCATGTCACACGCTATTTCCTCAATGCAATCAATATTGGTTTAGGAGCCCGCATCGTGAAGATTTCCGACCAGACCAAACGTTTCTGGGGAGTGAAATTCCTGTCCTACCTTATGGCCCTTATCTCACTTTTCTTTGAACGGAAGCTCTACAGGATGCATCTCAAAATAAACGGAGAACACATCCGGGGACGTATCATGACGGTATGTATCGGCAGTGCATGGGGATACGGACAAGCACCGAGTGCCGTGCCGTATAACGGTTGGCTCGATGTATCCGTTATCTATCGCCCGGAGCTGTTACAACTCGTATCAGGACTGTGGATGCTTATCCAAGGACGTATTCTGAATCATAAAGTCGTGATGCCTTACCGTACCCAGAAGGTAAAAGTATTACGTGCACAAAATGCTTCGGTGGACTTGGACGGACGTATTCTCGACCGGCATTTTCCACTGGATATCGGAATTATGCATGAGGCGATAACATTGATTATACCCAACTAA
- the miaA gene encoding tRNA (adenosine(37)-N6)-dimethylallyltransferase MiaA, whose translation MPDYDLIAILGPTASGKTPFAAALADVLDTEIISADSRQIYRSMDLGTGKDLVDYTVNGKPIPYHLIDIADPGYKYNVFEYQRDFLIAYETIKQKGKLPVLCGGTGMYLESVLKGYKLLPVPENPELRARLADKSLEELTEMLKQYKALHNTTDVDTVKRAIRAIEIEEYYAHTPVDERAFPKLNSLIIGVDINRELRRAKISRRLRQRLDEGMVDEVRRLIEQGIQPDDLIYYGLEYKYLTLYVIGKLTYEEMYRELEIAIHQFAKRQMTWFRGMERRGFTIHWMDAGLPMEEKIAFVRAKLEGN comes from the coding sequence ATGCCTGACTATGATTTGATAGCTATATTAGGTCCTACCGCTTCCGGTAAAACTCCCTTCGCCGCAGCACTGGCAGATGTTCTTGACACAGAAATCATCAGTGCAGATTCCCGGCAAATCTACCGTAGCATGGATCTCGGCACAGGTAAAGACCTGGTAGACTACACTGTGAATGGTAAACCAATCCCCTATCATCTGATTGATATTGCCGACCCGGGCTATAAATACAATGTTTTTGAATATCAGCGTGATTTTCTGATAGCGTACGAGACTATTAAACAAAAAGGGAAACTTCCTGTTTTGTGTGGAGGTACCGGTATGTATCTGGAATCCGTATTGAAAGGCTATAAGTTGCTGCCAGTTCCCGAAAATCCGGAGTTGCGTGCACGCCTTGCCGATAAATCCCTGGAAGAACTGACCGAGATGCTGAAGCAGTACAAAGCCCTACATAATACTACAGATGTCGACACCGTGAAACGAGCGATCCGGGCCATCGAGATAGAAGAATATTATGCACATACACCGGTAGACGAACGGGCGTTCCCGAAACTGAACAGCCTTATCATTGGTGTAGATATAAACCGGGAATTACGCCGTGCGAAGATATCCCGCCGCCTGCGTCAACGTCTGGACGAAGGGATGGTAGATGAAGTACGACGCCTGATAGAACAGGGCATCCAACCGGATGATCTTATCTATTACGGTCTGGAATACAAGTATCTGACTCTGTACGTCATCGGCAAACTGACATACGAAGAGATGTACAGGGAACTGGAGATTGCTATTCATCAGTTTGCCAAACGGCAGATGACCTGGTTCCGGGGAATGGAACGACGCGGCTTTACTATCCATTGGATGGATGCCGGGCTGCCTATGGAAGAAAAGATTGCTTTCGTACGAGCGAAACTCGAAGGGAATTAG